One Miscanthus floridulus cultivar M001 chromosome 11, ASM1932011v1, whole genome shotgun sequence DNA window includes the following coding sequences:
- the LOC136494140 gene encoding uncharacterized protein isoform X1 produces the protein MMRSEVIEAGKLVNLWNEWGIQILVLVSFGLQVFLLVFGGVRRHSNSTALMFFLWSAYLLADSTAIYTLGHLSVDSRSDEHQLVAFWAPFLLLHLGGPDNITAYALEDNALWLRHLQTLAVQVLGAAYVIYEYIASSGALLLLASMSMFVAGLLKYGERIWALKCGNISSIRSSISIRKVKTDPYQLLALGTSEEDLLLGAHSQFDICKGVFVDIIMLPNPSVRSQSKPRSVISYLGEDLYKLVEMELSLMYDFLYTKAAVIHTWYGFCIHFISLFGTATTFLLFQLSINSSGNRYSGVDVAISYVLLVGALVLEIISVCRAVLSTWTRSLLHRRGRGWEWPLHIVTSLGQRVHPASRRLWSGSIGQYNLFHLCTRNTNEIGSRLAMKLGLEDWWNKMHFSGTFLHANSSLSIQDIKKLVLQALQSKEQALQHQDTDLNSRGSFILKRMEAYKDFARWSVNIDFDESILVWHIATEVYIRKSKAKHAKELLEATEVLSNYLMFLLVVKPNMLPGAARHNIHLTSCEQLEGQCRMRFGDKDNPVAPSPVSRNPYYILEELFHHDGPSCSRIPRREKLAEVAWSFSKFALGSVRAPNPHGDSIRDNANMYAILLANELLSIELQWQDQRDTLELILGVWVEMSLYAADHCSQESHARQLSNGCEFITIVSLLAHHFKYYSGVFRGTDNLGEDKPASGNSPVTENNPMSENCGNLV, from the exons ATGATGAGGAGCGAAGTAATTGAGGCTGGAAAGCTAGTGAACCTGTGGAATGAATGGGGAATACAAATCCTGGTCCTTGTAAGCTTTGGGTTACAAGTATTCCTCCTCGTTTTCGGAGGAGTCCGCCGGCATAGCAACTCCACCGCCCTGATGTTCTTCCTCTGGTCGGCGTACCTGCTGGCCGATTCCACAGCGATATACACCCTGGGTCACCTATCTGTGGACAGTAGGTCAGATGAGCACCAGCTGGTGGCGTTCTGGGCACCGTTTCTACTGCTGCACCTTGGCGGACCAGACAACATCACAGCGTATGCGCTCGAGGACAACGCGCTCTGGCTACGACACCTGCAAACTCTCGCTGTGCAGGTCCTAGGAGCTGCTTATGTGATATACGAGTATATTGCCAGCAGCGGGGCATTGCTTTTGCTGGCCTCCATGTCCATGTTTGTTGCCGGCCTTCTCAAGTATGGTGAGAGGATATGGGCTCTCAAGTGTGGCAACATCAGCAGCATCCGTAGCAGCATCAGCATCCGGAAGGTCAAGACTGACCCATATCAGTTATTGGCTTTGGGTACTAGCGAAGAGGATTTGCTGCTTGGAGCCCACTCCCAGTTCGATATCTGCAAAGGTGTCTTCGTCGATATCATAATGCTACCAAATCCCTCAGTTCGCTCGCAATCTAAACCGCGTTCCGTGATATCTTATCTGGGAGAGGATCTATACAAGTTGGTCGAGATGGAGCTGTCTCTGATGTATGACTTCCTGTACACCAAGGCAGCGGTGATCCACACATGGTATGGCTTCTGCATCCATTTCATTTCGCTGTTTGGCACAGCCACCACGTTCCTGTTGTTTCAGCTCAGCATCAACAGCAGTGGAAATCGGTACAGCGGAGTGGATGTGGCTATCAGTTATGTTTTACTGGTTGGGGCTTTGGTTCTGGAAATCATATCAGTGTGCAGGGCTGTACTGTCCACCTGGACACGTTCTTTGCTGCATCGCAGGGGCAGGGGATGGGAGTGGCCTCTCCATATTGTCACCTCCCTTGGTCAGCGTGTTCATCCAGCAAGTAGAAGACTCTGGTCGGGCTCCATTGGGCAGTACAACTTGTTCCACCTGTGCACCCGCAACACCAACGAGATAGGGAGCAGACTAGCAATGAAATTGGGGCTCGAGGACTGGTGGAACAAGATGCACTTCTCAGGCACTTTCCTGCACGCTAACTCGTCTTTGTCAATACAAGATATCAAGAAATTGGTTCTGCAAGCATTGCAAAGCAAAGAGCAAGCACTGCAACACCAAGATACTGATTTGAACTCAAGAGGCAGCTTTATACTGAAACGTATGGAGGCCTACAAGGACTTTGCTCGATGGAGCGTCAACATTGACTTTGACGAGAGCATCCTTGTTTGGCACATTGCAACCGAGGTGTACATCAGGAAATCCAAGGCCAAACATGCAAAAGAGCTCCTTGAGGCTACTGAGGTACTATCCAACTACTTGATGTTCTTGCTGGTGGTAAAACCCAACATGCTGCCTGGTGCTGCACGGCACAACATACATCTCACCTCCTGCGAACAACTAGAAGGACAGTGCCGAATGCGATTTGGTGATAAGGACAACCCAGTGGCGCCATCCCCTGTAAGCCGGAACCCGTACTATATTCTTGAGGAATTGTTCCACCATGATGGCCCCAGTTGCTCCAGGATCCCACGGAGGGAGAAGCTTGCAGAGGTGGCGTGGAGTTTCTCCAAATTTGCACTG GGATCAGTAAGGGCACCAAATCCACATGGGGATTCCATCCGCGACAATGCTAATATGTATGCAATCTTGCTCGCCAACGAGCTTCTGAGCATAGAGTTGCAGTGGCAAGATCAGCGTGACACTTTGGAACTGATCCTGGGGGTGTGGGTGGAGATGTCGTTGTATGCTGCAGATCATTGCAGCCAAGAGTCCCATGCCAGGCAGCTCAGTAATGGCTGCGAGTTCATTACCATCGTGTCATTGCTGGCACACCACTTCAAGTACTACTCTGGGGTCTTCAGGGGCACCGACAACCTTGGTGAAGATAAACCTGCAAGTGGAAATAGCCCCGTTACTGAAAATAATCCCATGAGTGAAAATTGTGGAAACTTGGTTTAG
- the LOC136494140 gene encoding uncharacterized protein isoform X2 codes for MMRSEVIEAGKLVNLWNEWGIQILVLVSFGLQVFLLVFGGVRRHSNSTALMFFLWSAYLLADSTAIYTLGHLSVDSRSDEHQLVAFWAPFLLLHLGGPDNITAYALEDNALWLRHLQTLAVQVLGAAYVIYEYIASSGALLLLASMSMFVAGLLKYGERIWALKCGNISSIRSSISIRKVKTDPYQLLALGTSEEDLLLGAHSQFDICKGVFVDIIMLPNPSVRSQSKPRSVISYLGEDLYKLVEMELSLMYDFLYTKAAVIHTWYGFCIHFISLFGTATTFLLFQLSINSSGNRYSGVDVAISYVLLVGALVLEIISVCRAVLSTWTRSLLHRRGRGWEWPLHIVTSLGQRVHPASRRLWSGSIGQYNLFHLCTRNTNEIGSRLAMKLGLEDWWNKMHFSGTFLHANSSLSIQDIKKLVLQALQSKEQALQHQDTDLNSRGSFILKRMEAYKDFARWSVNIDFDESILVWHIATEVYIRKSKAKHAKELLEATEVLSNYLMFLLVVKPNMLPGAARHNIHLTSCEQLEGQCRMRFGDKDNPVAPSPVSRNPYYILEELFHHDGPSCSRIPRREKLAEVAWSFSKFALV; via the exons ATGATGAGGAGCGAAGTAATTGAGGCTGGAAAGCTAGTGAACCTGTGGAATGAATGGGGAATACAAATCCTGGTCCTTGTAAGCTTTGGGTTACAAGTATTCCTCCTCGTTTTCGGAGGAGTCCGCCGGCATAGCAACTCCACCGCCCTGATGTTCTTCCTCTGGTCGGCGTACCTGCTGGCCGATTCCACAGCGATATACACCCTGGGTCACCTATCTGTGGACAGTAGGTCAGATGAGCACCAGCTGGTGGCGTTCTGGGCACCGTTTCTACTGCTGCACCTTGGCGGACCAGACAACATCACAGCGTATGCGCTCGAGGACAACGCGCTCTGGCTACGACACCTGCAAACTCTCGCTGTGCAGGTCCTAGGAGCTGCTTATGTGATATACGAGTATATTGCCAGCAGCGGGGCATTGCTTTTGCTGGCCTCCATGTCCATGTTTGTTGCCGGCCTTCTCAAGTATGGTGAGAGGATATGGGCTCTCAAGTGTGGCAACATCAGCAGCATCCGTAGCAGCATCAGCATCCGGAAGGTCAAGACTGACCCATATCAGTTATTGGCTTTGGGTACTAGCGAAGAGGATTTGCTGCTTGGAGCCCACTCCCAGTTCGATATCTGCAAAGGTGTCTTCGTCGATATCATAATGCTACCAAATCCCTCAGTTCGCTCGCAATCTAAACCGCGTTCCGTGATATCTTATCTGGGAGAGGATCTATACAAGTTGGTCGAGATGGAGCTGTCTCTGATGTATGACTTCCTGTACACCAAGGCAGCGGTGATCCACACATGGTATGGCTTCTGCATCCATTTCATTTCGCTGTTTGGCACAGCCACCACGTTCCTGTTGTTTCAGCTCAGCATCAACAGCAGTGGAAATCGGTACAGCGGAGTGGATGTGGCTATCAGTTATGTTTTACTGGTTGGGGCTTTGGTTCTGGAAATCATATCAGTGTGCAGGGCTGTACTGTCCACCTGGACACGTTCTTTGCTGCATCGCAGGGGCAGGGGATGGGAGTGGCCTCTCCATATTGTCACCTCCCTTGGTCAGCGTGTTCATCCAGCAAGTAGAAGACTCTGGTCGGGCTCCATTGGGCAGTACAACTTGTTCCACCTGTGCACCCGCAACACCAACGAGATAGGGAGCAGACTAGCAATGAAATTGGGGCTCGAGGACTGGTGGAACAAGATGCACTTCTCAGGCACTTTCCTGCACGCTAACTCGTCTTTGTCAATACAAGATATCAAGAAATTGGTTCTGCAAGCATTGCAAAGCAAAGAGCAAGCACTGCAACACCAAGATACTGATTTGAACTCAAGAGGCAGCTTTATACTGAAACGTATGGAGGCCTACAAGGACTTTGCTCGATGGAGCGTCAACATTGACTTTGACGAGAGCATCCTTGTTTGGCACATTGCAACCGAGGTGTACATCAGGAAATCCAAGGCCAAACATGCAAAAGAGCTCCTTGAGGCTACTGAGGTACTATCCAACTACTTGATGTTCTTGCTGGTGGTAAAACCCAACATGCTGCCTGGTGCTGCACGGCACAACATACATCTCACCTCCTGCGAACAACTAGAAGGACAGTGCCGAATGCGATTTGGTGATAAGGACAACCCAGTGGCGCCATCCCCTGTAAGCCGGAACCCGTACTATATTCTTGAGGAATTGTTCCACCATGATGGCCCCAGTTGCTCCAGGATCCCACGGAGGGAGAAGCTTGCAGAGGTGGCGTGGAGTTTCTCCAAATTTGCACTG GTATAG